A segment of the Colletotrichum destructivum chromosome 3, complete sequence genome:
ACTGACTTTCCTACGGCGATATGTTCTTAAAGGGGCGGGACGATGCATCAATGAGACACATGGACCGTGCACAACAGCCCTGGCGTcttcgctctctctctctctctctctctctctctctctctctctctctctctctcagcgTTGTTGGCTGGGAACGGCTCCCTGTACTTAGTTACCGACCTAGAAGAGCAACATATCTGTCGTGTACGTATCACCTTTTCGGCGTGAGTCAACCACAGGACCCCTCAGCCAAACTATCGTGCAAAGCCTCCCAACAGCCTCGCAAAGTCTCAAGCTGCATTTGTAAGCCAACAACAAGGGCAATTGTCTCCTGAGTCCTAGAAACAGGAGCATTGAAGTGCTGCTGAGTTCCCGTCCCACTATTTCCGTCTGCTTCATGCCCGCCAGACTCCCACCTCGCATATCCAgaagcttctcctcgcccaTTCGGCCTCCCGGGTCGTTCTATTCACATAAAACCAAATATTTTACATCTAATCGCGCGCCCGAGCCTACCAGGCCTGTCTTGCTGTTGCGCCCTTCCTTTCAGTACCGACCCAGCCGATTATACTCCTCGATCTCATCCATGGATCCCATCAAACCCCAGGCAAATGGAGTGTTGACTCCCAAGCCAGTGCTTTTCTTGTAAGTCGACAACTACAAAGCACTATAGTCAGGATCAAATGAGCTGATATTCGTAAAGTGACATTGACAACTGCCTGTACCCCAGAAGTGAGTACTGCGAAGATAAACCCCAGGCGCATCGAAGCTAAACTCACCCGGCCAGGCTCAAGGGTCCAAGACCACATGGCACAGCTGATTGACGAGTACTTCGCGAAGCATCTTTCCCTCTCCTGGGAAGATGCGGTCAAGCTGCATAAGGAGTACTACACCAACTACGGGCTCGCTATTGAGGGCCTCGTGCGGCACCACCAGATTGACCCTCTGGAGTACAACtccaaggtcgacgacgcgctgCCCCTTGAAGACATTCTGAAGCCCAACCTCAAGCTGCGGCAACTTCTTGAAGATGTCGACAAGAGCAAGTGCACCATGTGGCTACTGACCAACGCCTACGTTAACCACGCCAAGCGCGTGTTGAAGCTGCTGGGTATCGAGGACCTATTCGACGGCCTGACATTCTGCGACTACGGACAACAGCCACTGGTCTGCAAACCTGCCAAGGAGATGTACCTGAGAGCCATGCGGGAGTCGGGcgtcgagaagatggaggatTGCTACTTTGTTGGTATGTGGATAGCACGGCCACCGTTTGCCGACCTCTGCCCTGACTGACGTGTTAGACGATTCATACCTGAACTGCCAGAAAGCCCAGGGCTATGGCTGGAACGTGGCACACCTAGTAGAGGAGGATCTGCCAGTGCCACAAACGCCAGCATCCGCGCACCAGATCCGACACCTGAGGGAACTCCGAGACGTCTTCCCTCAATTCTTCAAGTCAAAAAACGCTTAGACTCGCATCACTGACTAGAGACAATGACTGAACGACCATAGATGAACACGATTAGGTGGCAGAGAGCGAAAAGACATTCATGTACAGGGGGGGAGACTGAAGACGTAGAACCGTTGATTTTGATGGACTGGGTATCATTGAGTCCATAGATATATCATTATACATACCCCCGTTTTCTATACCCTCTAAACGCCCAAAACACCACCATGTAACCACCCAGTCGCACAAAGCCCTTCTGTACCCATGGTGTTGTTGAATTCATGGCCGCCGAATGCTCCTGATCACCTCATCGAGCTTTGCCAGTATCtggtccttctccttgatcGCGTCCTGCCTCTGCGCCTCGGCAACCTTCAGCTCGTCCTCCAATTCCCGTATATAGCGCTCCTGGTCGGCCTCGCTGCTATCCAAACCCGGAAGGGTGGATATGAGGACTTCGATCTGCTGCTCTTTGATGATTAAGTCGCGCGCCAGTtcggccaggccgtcctTGAATTCATCGGGCGGGAGGGGGTCGACTGCGTGTCTGTCAGCAAATTGTACAGACGAACGCATCGGGATTCGGAGGCTATGCGTACCTTCCTTCTGTTCGGGATCTTGCTTGACCTCTCTGATTTTATCATTGGgaccgagaagctcgagatcATGGCGTCGATGGACAAAGTGGAAGCTCGCGACGAACTGCTGGGCGAGCTGGAAACGATGTCAGCGATTGCAGATGCCATTTCGGAGGAGGGGCAAGTGTTGACGTACCTGGTCCACAGCATCTTGCAGTTGAGTGAGTCTATCACCCATCACGCCAGCTGCGGTGATTCGTCTGACTAGCGATTCGTTGGACCGTGGAGTGACAGACAAGGCTGCGatcggtggtggtggtttcGCTGGTCGAAATGTTGGTTACTGTTCGACGATCTGATCCGCCCAGGTACCGCAGCACGTCGGGGCACTGTAGTTTGCTGCAGACGCACTGTCCAACGACTTCTATAGGTACGTACTGTAGCGTGTCTgtacgtaggtaggtacttcAACTcactaggtacctacctaatCTCAACTTCAACTAATGTTAGTTAGTAACGCGGCTTCCAATTTCGGCACTCGTTCAGAATAAACAATGAGATGTAGCGACTAATTATCTTCTTCTACAATCTTAACCTTCACCTTACAAAAGCATGCACGCTTTACGGCGCTCCTTACTCCAGCAATGGCCCCGCTGCTCACAACTCACCTTCCTCCCCTTGGTCCACTCAGATCTCATTTCAACATGGCCACCACTAAGACAGGGTCGGAAAAAACGCCCCGAACTGCTTTACCCTGAGCCTCCAACAacacaccaccacgaccTCGCGTCGTTTCTTGCGTACGCAGAACGAACCGGTCTCGACACATTTTCGACTGTCTATGTCGGAACCCACTATGAGTACACGGTCTCCTTGACACTCTCCCAGTACGGCATCCAGGCCGTCCGGGTCGGTGGAGCCTCGGACAACGGCATAGACCTCCTCGGCACATGGGACATCCCCTCTCGGACCAAACCTGTCAGAGTAATCCTCCAATGCAAAGGAGGCACTCAGCGTATCGGCCCCTCGCTGGTCCGGGAGCTGGAGGGCTCCTTCATCGGCGCTCCTGTCGGCTGgcgcggcgatggcgtcaTCGCGTTCCTGGTCAGCCAGAATACGGCGAGCAAGGGGGTTCGGGAGGCTTTGGGACGGAGCCGCTGGCCCATGGGCTTTGTTTCGTGCTCTAGGGACGGGTTCGTGCAGCAAATGCTTTGGAACCAgcgggcggaggaggaggggctaAGAGGTTTTGGGGTCGCCATGCGCCATGCTGAAACTGGGGACGACAAGTCGCAGATTGTCTTGACGTACAACGGCAAGCGAGTTGGCAGTGTTACCAAGACGGACGTGTCTAGGCTTTGAGCTTTATGCCGGAGAAGGACCATCCATCCACGAGCATTCGGTCTGATGTATGCTAAAGCCGCGGGCAAATGCACCAGCCTCAAATGAGTAAGTTTCCAGTTATGCGTCTGGCATCTCAGGTTTCCTTCTCCGCTTTCACTCATTGGGCCAGCGCATTTGCCTACCTTTTTGAACAGCAGATGCAGTTTCATTTTTACGCTCTATACCTGATCATGTTCTCCTGCAATCTAAAAGTCTCCTTCTAAACCCTCCGCACTAGACTATTGGATCCAAGGAGCAAAAGCCAACCCTTGTTTGTTAGCAGTTGTATGCAACTGTGGAACTTTTCTGCCTTATGTCTTGGTAAGAGCCTGAACTCCTCCAAATACATTCATAAGGAGTCTGTAAGGCAGGTCAGTATCGTCCTTCGAAATCTGTAGCCTTGTCTCCCGATCCGGTCATTAGATGACCATGTCAAACATAAGGCTTTTCCCATCCAGTTCACTTGATACCCCGAAATCTTCATAACTAAAATTCTGGTTTTGTCATTACACACAATAGAATAATCAATATCCCTACAAAACCACCTTAAATATGCCCCTCAAGCTCCCTCTCGGTCCAGTCCCAGAGTGCCTCCTCGAGAGCCTTGTCTCTCGACTGCTTGGACCCCTTGCCCGTAACACCAACGGGAAAGTAGAACTCGCCCGACTTGGCGTCGGGACTGACAGCAGCCCATAACTGATTCTTCGTGCCGTTCCACACGCTGGTAGAAAACAACTTGAACACGGACATAAAAGGTTTCATGATAGGCCAACTGGCGACTACGCCATTGGTAAGGTTGGTGTTGACGACGCCAGGGTGTAGAGAGATGGATCGAATCTCAGGGTGGCGACGAGACAGGGCGCGGGCATGATGTATATTGGCCACCTTTGAAATGCCATAGCGGGTGACTGTCGAGGTAGAGGCCATATCTGTCTTGAGCTTGTCGAATTTGTAGGTGTCAgtggcgggcgaggaggcctcTGCGGAGGAGGCGACATTGATAATGCGGACGTCGTGAGGCGGGCTACTAGCCGTAACTGTCTTCTTCAGAGTTGGAAGAAGGAGCTTTGTGAGCAGCGCATGACCGAGGTGATTGGTGCCGAACTGGATCTCATAGCCCTCCTTGGTGACGCCCGCCGGCGTAGCcatgatgccggcgttgttgacgaggatATGAAGACTTTCCGAATGGGAGTGGAAGTCCTTGACAGCCTGTTTGATGCTATCAAAGGACGTGAGGTCGAGGTTGATATAGGTGATGGGCGCCGCATTTGGCACGACCTTGCGTATCTCCTCAATGGCGGCTACTGACTTGGTCTCGGAACGAGCAGCAAGAAAAATATGTTTCGGGTTATGCTTGCTGAGCTGCAGAATGGTCTGCTTCCCCAGGCCGACGTTTCCTCCAGTCACGAGGATGACTTTGCCTGAAAGGTCGGGTATATCTCTGTCCGGGTTGAACGACGACATGTTTACGATTTTGAAAGATGGACTGCCACAGATAAGGCCAGAGTTCGAATCTTGTAAGAGGTATATATATGCGGATTGCTCTTTGTTCAAGGCGGAGTTGCGGACAACACAGCAGACCATCACGGCAACTCCGCAGCGGAGATTGAAGTATTCTGAAGCTGTGCTGTAAACCACCCATTCCAGGAGCCCTTCGGCATTGATGCTACGGACCTGGCGTTGTTAACTCGGGAAAGGCTAACAAATCTCAAGGGGTACTGCTACGGGCCTGGCGTCTCTAACTCCGGATGAATTATCATAGCTCAATGGTACCGCTACGATGCTAACAGCACGTTATTCGTCGACATATATTATACGAAGCCCCTCGCTGTTACCCAAGCAGCAGTGGAACAATGCAGAAGTCAAGACCATGAGTCTGTCTGCACACTTTGTATCTCAAGTTACAACCTACGATGTCTTTTCGGTGTGTTTTCATTGCACCGGCGTTGTGTGCATTCACATCGAAGGGGTTAGCTGTCAAAGGTAACGCGAGTGGTTTCTACGGCGAAGACAACAATcggtcgaagacgaggagtCTAGATGTTTTTTCGTTCGAAAACGTTCTCTATCTATCAATTTTACAGAGGGTTATAGAAAAAAACACCAACCTGTGTCGAGACAACAAATAACAAAACTGATTCGTAGCAGCGGTAGGTTCCGTTTCCCGTCAGATCTGCGATGTAGTGTGGAGAGGTTAATAAGAAGAATGGGTATAATCTGGTGACAGCAATTCATCTCTGATCCTCTCTTTGCCCTCTGGTGCTGCGTCGAGTTTTGTACTTCGACTTCTCCAGAGACCGTGGCGCCCTCAAACTTGAAGCCCTCAAACTGTAATAGACGTTCACATCATATCCTGCTGGTTGCCGATGGTTAGTGCTCGCTCATCCTGCTAAGCAACGTCGCGTGCGCTGCCAAACAAACCACGATTCGCCCGGCCAGGCCTCCTAGAGTGAGTTCAAGATAGCTCCCAGCTCCTTGAGCTTGACTGGCTTCGTGAGAAACAAATCCATCCCGCTCCCAAACGCCTCGTTCTGAGATGCGCTCGATGCCAACCCCGTCAGCGCAATAATAGTCGCCGGTGCCAGATCCGATGCTTTCTCGTAGGCCCTGATGTGTCTCGTTGCCTCAAAACCATCCATGACTGGCATGGAAACGTCGGTGAGGATATACCTGCACTCTGAAGGATTCCGCTTGTAGGCTTCAACGGCCTGCTGCCCGTTGATCGCCGTGTTAAACCCCAACCCGAGCTTTCTCATGTAGGTGGACAATATCTTGAGGTTTATAGGGTTGTCCTCAACCAGTAGAAACTGAACAGCCACATTACGGATGGAAGGCGTCGTCGAAATCTTCGGTCGCGGCGCAGGTTTGCCTTGCAGCATTGGCTGTGCCTGACTGTCCAAGTcgtccgaggccgaggaccgTATCGTTGAGGTGCTTGTCGGCTGCTTTTCCGACCCATGGTGGTCTATCTTGggctcgatgatggcctgaGATATCTCCGACGTGGACGATTCCGCTCCAGGGCTCATCCTCCCTGCTTGCAGTGCTGACCATCGATCAAAGGCCCGCAATACCACTTTGGCGAGTTTTCGGGGCCCAATGCTAGTCGAAGTTAGTGAATCTGGCCGGTATAAGGTGGTTCTATCGGAGTCTTACGGTTGTGAAATGAACTCCATGATTCCTGTATATCCGTCCCGTTGTTTCGAACGTTGGTAGGCGACCAGCGCATTGGCCGACACAACCACACATGGCAGCATGGAAAGGGTCGGATCCGTTGACCATTCTTCTAAGGCATCTTCTGACGCCAGTACAAAGTCAGGGACGGCATGGTGTGCCTCCGGGGTCTTCGGGAGCACTTCCAACCCTAGCCAGTTGCGGCACATGTCCCCAATCTTTGCATGGCTGTCGTGTTTCTCGCCATTGACTAATGTCATGACGCAGTCGAAGCCAAGCAAGCGAATACGCAACCCCGAAAGCTCCATTCGCTGCTGATGAAACGCGTCATCTACAGCCGGATGCTTTTCGTTGGTAGGAACGTTTGGGGGTACGGAGAGCGGTAGTGTCACGCTGATCGATGTTCCACTACCAACTTGGCTCTGCACCGACATGCGACCTCGAAGCCTGGAAGCCATCTGCTTGACCAGACTGAGCCCAAGGCCAGTTCCGGGAGCTAGCGAATTCTCTTGTGAAAAGGGCCTAAACAACTGATGCTGCAAGAAGTCTTCGCCAATTCCAGAGCCAGTGTCGGAAACAGTGATGGTTACTTGTCGCTCCCGGTTGGCGCCCTCCCTCTTGGGAGCCCTCTGACTGAGAGCTACTTTGATAATTCCGCGCTGCGTGTATTTCAAAGCGTTGCCAAAGAGATTCATGATGATTCGGCGGATCGCGCCAGGTTGGGTGTCAAACACCCAAAGACACTCGGGGTCGACATCGAACACGACCAAGACATCGTTGAAGGCGACTCCGGCGACTTGGGTAGATTGGTTAAGACTAAGATCCTCCTTTGCCCTCAAACTGTCGAGATATAAATCGGCGGTGACATTGGGATCTCGAGTCCTGTCTTGAGTTTTGAGCCGAGCAATAGACAGGTGCTGGAGGGTGAAGCCGGCGAATATGCTGTCCATTACCTCTTCAGCAAGCAGGTCGATCTGCACATTGGATCTAAGCGTCATCATGCCGATCTCGAGAGAATGCGGCTTGCCTTGTCGAATGCCTCTATGGACTGGTCTCCTTGTGGTTTGGAAATTGTTAACCTTGGCGTAGTCGAGGAGATGATCGAAAGTATCGCCGAGAGTTCTCCCGCATGCCTCGAGAGTATGGACTATGTCCCTCTGGTCAGCATTCAGGTCGGTGTCGGTAAGAAGCTCGACGCCAAGAATGATCCCATGAAGCGGCGATCGCAACTCATGAGACATGCAGCTCAAAGCGTCAAACTTGGACTTCTCGTCCAGTATGAGCTCGTTACGCAAGGATTCCGACACGGCCAGGATACTGAAGACGCGCAGATAGCTAAGCTCTCCCTCTACTGTGAAGGTGCGCGTTGGCTGGCGGCTGTAGATAAACCCACCAGCGAACCAGCGGTTCTTCCTCGGGTCCCAAACAGGGACAAAGGCGACGCTGCGAGCCCCTGGGAAGATGCGCAAAATGTCTCTGCCTTCATTCTGCCTCGCCCAAGCCTTGACATGAGGTCTCTGGCGCTGTCGCCCCGGGACGCTGCGATCCGGACACAAGCTGTCTTGAAGTGTCGAGAGATGTCTTAGTCGTTCCTCTTCTGACGAGTCGGTGGGATTGAGGTCGTGTGCCGCATGGAAGGTGAACAACTTGCCCTTGGGGTAGCGTCTGACAAGGTTTCCGAGGAGCTTCTCCGCCACAGCTGCATGGCGTGTGATGTGCTCATACCCATCAACCCCATCACCTTCGGAGGTCGAGAACCCAAGAACGCGAGCCGGCAGCCGTTTTGTAGAACCAGAAGACGAGTCtgtgccgtcgtcgctgctggcggaggaTCCGTCCAGCACCGGCCTGACTGGATCCTCAATCAGGGGGCTTCTGAGAGCACCAAAACTCGCAGGAGCAGCATCGAGAAAGAGACATCCTTCCGTGTCCGTGGCTTGCCGAATCTTCTCAGCCGCGTTGGAAAAGATGAGATTGTTTGTGGTCTTGCACGATGGCCCCGACTGAGCCTCGGAGGCCGAGTTGGCGGCGGGCTGACTCGTCGGGTCTTGGCTCCCCGGCTTTGCCACCGGTGCCACAGAGCCCGTACTTTGGCTGCCGTCAGACTCAGAAACTGGCGTTGGTTGAGTGCCATCCGAGTCTGATGAAGAGGGGGTTCGGGATAGCGAAGGAACACTCTGTCTGCCACGGGGTTCGTCCGACACACTGTCGAAAGCTTCGCCAGGCAAAAATGGATTCGCCAGATCAGCAGCCTTGGGGCCCAAGTGGCTTCCAACCAGGCTGAAGCTCTCCTCCATGAAAGCAGAGATTCCCTTGTTCATCCGTTCGCTACGAAAATGAGCACTGGTCCGATTCCCTTCGAGGTAGTGCATAATGGAAGACGATATATTTCGCAATATTTGGCTTTGAGCCTCGGACCAATTGTCAATGGGCTGAGGATTCATGACACAAACGATACCAATGTTGATTCCCTTGGCGGTCTGGATAGGAGCTGAAGCGTAGAAGCGCCTTGGCTTCTTTGGGTCGCCAACGACACAGGGTTTTGAGTGAATATTGAGATGCGCATCGACCCCGAGATtggggacgacgacaacgggaATGTCGGAAAGGCCACCATTGGAGCTGCCGCGAGTCTTATTTGGTTGGAACAGAGCACTCTCACATGCTCCGTAACAACGAGGGAAAGCATCGCCACAGAATAAGAGGTCTCCATGCGGTATTCTGGGGACGAGGGGTAGTGCCGGGGTCGCTTCGGCAACAACATACTGATACGTCTCATCGAAGAGTGAGATGAAGGAGCGAGCTGTACCCGTCTGGTAGGCACAGAGTTGAGAAAAGGCTGTCAAAGTCGTGTTACTGGATGCAATTCGTGGCCTGAGTGAATCTGTACCATTGTCCTCCTGTACAGCAATACTGGGAAGAAAGGACGAAGCATATCTGCGCTCAGTTGCGATTAGCACTGCATATCAGAACTCATCGACAATCGTGGACAGATATGAATATCAAAGCGACTTGTGGAAGCTTACTTAAAAACCTCCCGCTGGCGAACGAGCTCTGCTTTCGATCGATCAGGAACATGGTCGGGTGTCTTTTTTTCGGTGGCAGTCATGGCCGCCGGTTGAGTAAGTTCGTATGGGACTTGCAATGATGAACGGTGAGGTCCTAGCTGGGCAGTGGCGATGAATTCCATATGCGGGCGCGAAAAATGGACCCTCGAGTGTGTCCTTCCAACGCCATCGGATAGCACTGACCTTTTATCAATAGAGAAAACTGTATTGTGAAGAAAGTGCTTTGGCGAGGAAGCTGCAAGGTGTGGGTTCGCGATGGAGGGAGCATTCAGAGCAGCTGGCCAGACCGCGACGGATCGGAACCCAGTACCCAAATCGAACCCCCGAAAACACAGATTCCGGGAGCCAAAACCCCATCTTCAATCGAGTGCTGCATCGAGCCGGAATCCTGCCAACGTGCGACTTTGGGCCAGAACATGGCGTGGGAGAGCCTGGGCTGAACCCGGGCAGACCGGCGTAAGGGCCGCGGAGGGAGACACGAGGACTCCGATGGAAGCGCCCATTCTAAATCTTCCCCATGGTAGACCTGGCCTGCCCACGCCATTGGGCGGGCCCAAAGGGTCCTTCAAAAAGGGGGTTTGACAACCTCGGgttcgtcatcggcggcttGGATGAATACTAGCCAATTCTCGCCCTCCGGAGGCGGCTCCGTGAGTTCGACAGTTGCTTGTGGCCAATCATCGGCGCCTGAACCAACTGCGTGAGATGCGTGACTCGGGTTCAGCTGCGCCAACCATGTCTACCACGCACCGCACACACGCCTGTAGAATATGAAAGGCACAACCCCATATTATGATAAAGTTGTGGCAGTGGTGGCAATGCTGGTATCTCCGGGGTTCTGGCTTACTGTCGACATCGATGGTGGAGCTGTCAATAACTCGGTCTCTTGAGTACGTACCTATGTTTCAGACGTCTCACTGTACAGGAAAAATCAAGGCATGGTGGACAGAGATGATAATGCGCGGTGGCCTTGATAGAAGAGGGGGCAGAATTGCCGGCGTCAGTCGAGAAACGACTAGGTAGCAAAGTTGGCTGTATCGGATCAAGGCGGCCGCGTCATAGCACTTGCCTTCTATCGCTACCTACGTGGGCAGGTATGCAAGTGTAAGGTTCCTCGGACGGAAGCCCCGGCGGCCATCATTACGAGCACAAGCTTTTGACTTCGGCCAAGTCATGGAAAACGCAGGGAAACATTTTCGCGTCCAAACGTGGTCCCATTCATCCGGGCCAGTATTGACCTACCCGCCTGGCCTGAAAGGCAAACCTCAGAACAAGAGAAGATAGCGCATGGAGCCTGAAAGGTCGAGGCCTCGCTGAGAACACTTTCGCGAGCAATGAAACTCAAAAGCCAAAATAGAACCTGCCAATGTCTTGAGAGTCGTCCTGCGCGGGTCCACCCTTTGACAATCTTCGATATGGCCGCTGGCCTGACCTGGCCTGTATCCATTTCCATAgacaccaccagcaccacaAGGGTATCCTCCATCAATGTGGTCGAGCGAGCAGAGACGGTGTAACTATTCTCTTTTTGTGACCTAATGCTGACGTTTACTCCGTGCTTGATCACACCCAGGACCGTCGATGCCCTCCAGCGATTGTCGCCTCTCCTATCAACGTGTTCATTGCTCTCATCGGCAACGTTGAATCGGGAGAATAGAATCTCGGGATTATGCATATTTTACTACAAACAGAATGGCTTGAGGGGGTTGGGGTGGGGAGTGTCTCGATATGCTACTCGGAGTTAAGAGATTCGTTATCAGGTTTAGCAAACAAGATCGTGCTCCAATGCCTGCCTAGCCTTTGAAGACCAAGTAAAAATACCATGCATCTCCAAACGAAGACTGGACGAAGCCTGTGTTTAAAAAGACGATTTTCCGAGTTCACCGAATTCACAGAGCCTAGGCATATCCCAACGCAGGTGTACCGCAACAGAGGAAGTTAACAAACGACCATACCCATATTTATTTTCCTATGCCACTCTGAGGGGCTAGGATGCGGTACATTGTCAAGAGGCCGACTGAAAGACGGGTGTGAACTGATGATGCATTTATCCCTTGGCCCCTTTTTTGTTCTGGCAGTGATGACGAGATTTAGGGATCATAAGTAACCACAAGACGGTGTTCAGGCCTCGAAGGATGCCCCTTGGGACCATTAAGCCCTCAGGCACGTAATAATGAGCTACAGCACACGAGATCACGGGAGTTAGGTGCCGCAGGCATGGCAAGCACATGCATATGTTCAGGAAAAAGTGGCCGCGGAAAGATGAAGCTCCGTTGATTGATCGTGATGACCAGGGTCTCTGTGCCCTATTCGAGCGTACATGCGTTGAGAAAAACGACGTCCATGAGGGGCTCACTCAAAGATGCCACCCAACTCCGCTTCCCTCACGACCTGAAATGTGCAAGCACACGCCCTTTAACAGTCAAGATGAATCAGCATGCAGCTATCTAACCCTGTCCGCCTACCAATCACCCCGGTCCCAAAGCAAATAAACACCGTTCGTTCATCAGTGTTCCTCCGTCCTGTTGTCGAAGAACCCGCACACGCCTATTGTGTGCCCGTGTAAGTCAAGTCGATGTCTGGTAAGATTGGAGGTGGATTGTGTGTGCGGTTTTGAGGGTGTTGTAATACATAAACACTCGAGGGAGGCAAGAGGGTATTTCTTCCTCTCGAGAGGAAAGCTCGCTTCCAATTACGCTAGATAGCCaagctcgtcatcctcgagTCTCTCCAAGTactccttgtcgaggagaATCTCTATGCACTTCTTGATATCCGAGACCTTCGGCACGAAGCGCGATCGAATCTGGTTGATAGTCTCGCTGACGAGCTGAGTGTGCTTCATCTTCTTTCTCGCCTTCATGATGCGCACGATGGCAGACTGCGTGGACTTGTTAGCACATTGCAATGGTGGTATAATTGGAACGGAATGATATACCTGCAGCAGAAGCTTGCGGTCCTCCTCGATCGTCTTGTTGGTCTCCACCTCTTCCTGCTTCGCCTCCTTAGCGCCACCGATGTTCAGATTGACTCTgatcttcttgctcttgAAATCGTAGTTGAGCCGAAAGCTCTTGCCGGCTTCAGGCTTCCCATCAGGCGACACGATGAGAACCTTGGCCTTCAGCAAGATGGCCAGTGCCTGGTCTAGAACCTCTGAGCTCAGCAAAGTCACGCCCGAGATGTCCTCGTAGCTGtgcttgtccttgtcgtTGAACATGAGTAGAATGGCCATTTGATAGGCGGACACCTGGAAGGTATAGGGCGTCTTGCTGTTCTTGCAGTAGCCCGCCTTAACCTCACCCTTGCACAGTTGCCACAGCCATGTCAGCTTGCGGCCCTCGTGCCTGTTCTTGTAGAACCGAGTAAATCGCTCGCAGTCTTCGTTGATCTCAGCTGGAGGGGTGAAGCTGGTGTTTGGCGCAGTCAGGGGCCAAAAGCCAGTGCCCAGGATGGAGTACTGGGAGTCGAGAGCGTTCTTGTTGATACCAAGACCGGTGACATGCTCCTTGAAACTGACGTTCAGGTCCTTGGAGGTCTGCATGTCCTGGAACATTCTCTGTAGCTTATTCGTGTACTCGAAACCGCACGCCTCCTTGAGCTTGCTGATCATGCTGGTTTCCGCGTCGTCCGACGAAGAGTTGCTGTGCACCAGGCGACGAGCGAGCATGCGGGAGTAGAACTTCTGGAAGACGTCCTTGTCCTCAATATACTTGAAGACGGTCATGATCTGCGTCAGGGTGTTCTCCaactcgccctcctcgataCCGCTGCCGCTCTTTCTCAGCAGCACGTCGGTGTATTTGGCCAGAAGTTCCGGTGACTTATTGGAGCCTGACTTGCAGACCTCGTTTCTGTTGATGAACTCGCGGCAGGCGTTGTCCAAAGACCGCGTgaactcggcctcgccctcgaacGCGCGAGTCACCAATCCAGAGTACTGAGAGTGAATTTCCAATAGTGCATCGACGTAGACCTTAGGttccagcttctcggcaTCCGACGCCACCTTCTCCACGGCGCTCAAGCCAGCCTTGCGGACATGCGTCTCGAATCGCTGTCTCAGAGGATCCAAACCCTCTGGAATTCGTGAGAGAAGCTTGTACATCCTGGCCATGTCCTCTTCTCGGTCATTGTCCAAAAGCACCTGGAACTCGTCCCTGAGCAATGTCGAGTGGTCAGCGATGAGGGCTTGGTTGCACGTCTTACGCAACGGATTGATAATATCAG
Coding sequences within it:
- a CDS encoding Putative signal transduction response regulator, receiver domain, histidine kinase/HSP90-like ATPase, coding for MEESFSLVGSHLGPKAADLANPFLPGEAFDSVSDEPRGRQSVPSLSRTPSSSDSDGTQPTPVSESDGSQSTGSVAPVAKPGSQDPTSQPAANSASEAQSGPSCKTTNNLIFSNAAEKIRQATDTEGCLFLDAAPASFGALRSPLIEDPVRPVLDGSSASSDDGTDSSSGSTKRLPARVLGFSTSEGDGVDGYEHITRHAAVAEKLLGNLVRRYPKGKLFTFHAAHDLNPTDSSEEERLRHLSTLQDSLCPDRSVPGRQRQRPHVKAWARQNEGRDILRIFPGARSVAFVPVWDPRKNRWFAGGFIYSRQPTRTFTVEGELSYLRVFSILAVSESLRNELILDEKSKFDALSCMSHELRSPLHGIILGVELLTDTDLNADQRDIVHTLEACGRTLGDTFDHLLDYAKVNNFQTTRRPVHRGIRQGKPHSLEIGMMTLRSNVQIDLLAEEVMDSIFAGFTLQHLSIARLKTQDRTRDPNVTADLYLDSLRAKEDLSLNQSTQVAGVAFNDVLVVFDVDPECLWVFDTQPGAIRRIIMNLFGNALKYTQRGIIKVALSQRAPKREGANRERQVTITVSDTGSGIGEDFLQHQLFRPFSQENSLAPGTGLGLSLVKQMASRLRGRMSVQSQVGSGTSISVTLPLSVPPNVPTNEKHPAVDDAFHQQRMELSGLRIRLLGFDCVMTLVNGEKHDSHAKIGDMCRNWLGLEVLPKTPEAHHAVPDFVLASEDALEEWSTDPTLSMLPCVVVSANALVAYQRSKQRDGYTGIMEFISQPIGPRKLAKVVLRAFDRWSALQAGRMSPGAESSTSEISQAIIEPKIDHHGSEKQPTSTSTIRSSASDDLDSQAQPMLQGKPAPRPKISTTPSIRNVAVQFLLVEDNPINLKILSTYMRKLGLGFNTAINGQQAVEAYKRNPSECRYILTDVSMPVMDGFEATRHIRAYEKASDLAPATIIALTGLASSASQNEAFGSGMDLFLTKPVKLKELGAILNSL
- a CDS encoding Putative cullin protein, neddylation, with translation MSTAKMAPAVQMPPVPNREDIGATWKYLEAGIQRIMLDLERGIDMQIYMGVYTAVHNFCTSQKAVGLSVPQGSIGSGNHRGAHLLGEELYNKLIDYLKLHLGGLVQQSKTHTDEALLTFYIKEWNRYTIAAKYIHHLFRYLNRHWVKREMDEGKKNIYDVYTLHLVQWRRVLFEQVSTKVMEAVLKLVEKQRNGETIEYGQIKQVVDSFVSLGLDDTDPTKSTLDVYRFHFERPFLAATKEYYQNESKQFVAENSVVEYMKKAETRLEEEEERVRMYLHADIINPLRKTCNQALIADHSTLLRDEFQVLLDNDREEDMARMYKLLSRIPEGLDPLRQRFETHVRKAGLSAVEKVASDAEKLEPKVYVDALLEIHSQYSGLVTRAFEGEAEFTRSLDNACREFINRNEVCKSGSNKSPELLAKYTDVLLRKSGSGIEEGELENTLTQIMTVFKYIEDKDVFQKFYSRMLARRLVHSNSSSDDAETSMISKLKEACGFEYTNKLQRMFQDMQTSKDLNVSFKEHVTGLGINKNALDSQYSILGTGFWPLTAPNTSFTPPAEINEDCERFTRFYKNRHEGRKLTWLWQLCKGEVKAGYCKNSKTPYTFQVSAYQMAILLMFNDKDKHSYEDISGVTLLSSEVLDQALAILLKAKVLIVSPDGKPEAGKSFRLNYDFKSKKIRVNLNIGGAKEAKQEEVETNKTIEEDRKLLLQSAIVRIMKARKKMKHTQLVSETINQIRSRFVPKVSDIKKCIEILLDKEYLERLEDDELGYLA